The Primulina huaijiensis isolate GDHJ02 chromosome 17, ASM1229523v2, whole genome shotgun sequence genome window below encodes:
- the LOC140962856 gene encoding phosphatidylinositol 4-kinase alpha 1-like isoform X2: MESLVELCDLIAQNPTHFADKLAWICSRCPSTDFLLVGSPRVSRSHLNAILALARFLSKCPNHDHETPKSLLLAFYRSIPSSFHPNFWPQSFSSDSISTFFKDLLNYISKASESSPDFATDVAGFTGEIVTQTISNTDSSISSAFLKALCLHFPPILPSDGNKLISTLLERFEIAVPSSPRETISTHDVASVQSSPMSLNHYQYQSPGNEASIVSAGSSGSRVSRDDPTASQGILINGASNGDFFSGSVGLSDGGRGGGAVAFRKVVASFEEEPVESLEKQQIVFELVGHVLDKVVIDSNLLEQVRGIAKQQLQSMMAFLKIRKRDWSEQGQLLKVRINTKLSVYHAAARLQVKTLSSLDSEGKTSKRLLHGALALLIEAAEACLFSVWRKLSVCEELFCSFLAGISQAAVTRGGQLLRVLLIRFKPLVLATCAQDGKEKQAAPPVQLNVIRLLADLNVSVHKPEIVDMILPLFIESLEEGDASTAGLLRLRLLDAVSRMASLGFEKSYREAMVLMTRSYLGKLSSVGSAESRTQVPEATTERVETLPAGFLLIARGLTSNKLRQDYRQRLLSLCSDVGLAAESKSGRSGADFLGPLLPAVAEICSDFDPSVDVEPSLLKLFRNLWFYIALFGLAPPIQKIQATPKAISTTLNSVGSMGIIALQAVGGPYMWNPLWSSAVQRISQGTPPLVVSSVKWLEDELELNALHDPGSRRGNGIEKTVVNQRTALSAALGGRMEVSAMSTISGVKATYLLAVAFLEIIRFSSNGGILNGDHNATTSQSAFSCVFEYLKSPNLMPAVSQCLTSIVHRSFETAMSWLDDRASETGIEAEVRESTLSIHACFLIRNLSQRDEHIRDISVSLLTQLRDRFPQILWSSSCLDSLLLSMHNDPPSNVVSDPAYVASVRSLYQRMVREWITVSLSYAPCTSQGLLQENLCKANTWQRTQPTADVVSLLSEIRIGTGKNDCWVGTKTANIPAVMAAAAAASGGNLKLSDAFNLEVLGTGIVSATVKCNHAGEIAGMKRLYESLGGDLENPPSLGYGLNVDLPVLESSVQPTLPKNGSFNEILFSRFVRLLQKFVSTAEKGGEVDKLAFRETCSHSTALLLSSMHSDSKSNVESFSQLLRLLCWCPAYITTPDAVETGVYVWTWLVSAAPLLGSVVLAELVDAWLWTVDTKRGLFASDIRYSGPSAKLRPHLAPGEPEPQPEKDPVEQILAHRLWLGFFIDRFEVVRHASVEQLLLLGRMLQGSAKLPWNFSRHPAATGTFFTLMLFGLKFCSCQSQRNLHNFRSGLQLLEDRIYRASLGWFAHTPEWFDLNNNNFTQSEAQSISIFVHHLLNDRSDTQLDLRAQGLETGSSLNDVKDQHHPVWGPMENYAVGREKRRQLLLMMCQHEADRLEVWAQPVGPKENTSRVKVSSEKWTEFGRTAFSVDPRIALSLAARFPSVAALKTETTQLVQNHILEIRSIPEALPYFVTSKAVDENSTLLQHMPHWAACSITQALDFLSPAYKGHPRVMAYVLRVLESYPPERVTFFMPQLVQSLRYDEGRLVEGYLLRAAQRSDIFAHILIWHLQGETCVPESGKDPASVKNSSFQALLPVVRQRIIDGFHPKALDLFRREFDFFDKVTSISGVLFPLPKEERRAGIRRELEKIQVEGNDLYLPTAPNKLVSSIQVDSGIPLQSAAKVPIMITFNVVDRDGNCKGVKPQACIFKVGDDCRQDVLALQVISLLKDIFEAVGLDLYLFPYGVLPTDPERGIIEVVPNTRSRSQMGETTDGGLFEIFQQDFGPVGSPSFEAARENFLISSAGYAVASLLLQPKDRHNGNLLFDNLGRLVHIDFGFILETSPGGNMRFESAHFKLSHEMTQLLDPSGVMKSETWHQFVSLCVKGYLAARRYMDGIINTVSLMIDSGLPCFSRGDPIGNLRKRFHPEMTEREAANFMIRTCTDAYNKWTTAGYDLIQYLQQGIEK, encoded by the exons ATTCTGGCCCTTGCTCGATTCCTCTCAAAATGCCCGAACCACGATCACGAGACACCCAAATCGTTGCTCCTTGCGTTTTATCGCTCTATTCCATCATCGTTCCATCCCAACTTCTGGCCACAATCGTTTTCAAGTGACTCGATTTCTACGTTTTTCAAAGACTTATTGAATTACATTTCCAAGGCTTCTGAGTCGTCCCCTGATTTCGCTACCGATGTGGCTGGATTCACGGGAGAAATCGTCACTCAGACGATTAGTAACACCGATTCGAGCATTTCTAGCGCTTTCTTGAAGGCACTGTGTTTGCATTTCCCACCCATTTTACCCTCCGACGGAAATAAATTGATTTCCACTCTCCTTGAGCGGTTTGAAATTGCAGTCCCCAGCTCGCCAAGGGAGACAATATCGACCCATGATGTAGCTTCAGTCCAGAGCTCTCCTATGAGCCTCAACCATTATCAATATCAATCTCCTGGTAACGAAGCCAGCATTGTTTCTGCGGGGTCCTCTGGCAGCAGAGTTTCCAGGGACGATCCAACAGCATCGCAGGGGATTTTGATTAATGGGGCTAGTAATGGAGATTTTTTTAGTGGGAGTGTTGGGCTAAGTGATGGCGGGAGAGGTGGTGGTGCTGTGGCTTTTAGGAAGGTAGTGGCGTCTTTTGAGGAGGAACCGGTGGAGAGCCTTGAAAAGCAACAGATTGTTTTTGAGTTGGTCGGACATGTATTGGATAAGGTAGTCATTGATTCCAACCTTTTGGAGCAAGTAAGAGGAATAGCAAAGCAACAACTTCAATCAATGATGGCTTTTTTAAAG ATAAGAAAGCGTGATTGGTCGGAGCAAGGACAATTGCTTAAAGTTAGGATCAACACAAAGTTGTCTGTTTACCATGCTGCAGCAAGATTGCAAGTGAAaactctttcatctcttgaCTCGGAAGGAAAGACATCAAAGAGATTATTGCATGGAGCTCTTGCTCTGTTGATAGAGGCTGCAGAGGCATGCTTATTCTCAGTCTGGCGGAAATTGAGCGTTTGTGAAGAGCTTTTCTGCTCTTTTCTTGCTGGTATTTCTCAAGCAGCTGTCACTCGTGGTGGTCAGCTTCTCCGTGTTCTCTTAATTCGTTTTAAGCCGCTTGTGCTGGCTACTTGTGCTCAG GATGGAAAAGAAAAGCAGGCTGCTCCACCTGTACAGCTGAATGTCATACGTTTACTTGCTGACTTGAATGTTTCTGTTCATAAGCCTGAAATTGTTGACATGATATTGCCGTTATTTATTGAGAGTCTAGAAGAGGGTGATGCTTCAACTGCAGGCTTACTGAGACTTCGA CTTCTTGATGCTGTTTCTCGCATGGCGAGTTTAGGTTTCGAGAAGTCCTACCGTGAAGCTATGGTTCTAATGACTCGGAGTTACTTGGGTAAACTATCTAGTGTCGGCTCTGCTGAAAGCAGAACTCAGGTACCTGAAGCTACAACAGAACGTGTTGAG ACTTTACCTGCAGGATTTTTATTGATTGCTAGAGGTCTTACAAGCAATAAATTGCGTCAGGACTACCGCCAGCGATTGTTATCTCTATGTTCAGATGTTGGGTTGGCTGCAGAGTCGAAAAGTGGAAG GAGCGGAGCAGATTTTCTTGGGCCCCTACTACCTGCTGTGGCTGAAATATGTTCAGACTTTGACCCCAGTGTTGACGTGGAACCTTCCCTCTTAAAGCTTTTCCGGAACTTGTGGTTCTATATTGCTCTCTTTGGGTTAGCACCTCCAATACAGAAAATTCAGGCTACTCCAAAGGCAATTTCAACTACCCTGAATAGCGTGGGAAGCATGGGCATCATTGCTCTCCAAGCAGTCGGTGGACCATATATGTGGAATCCGTTGTGGTCATCTGCAGTGCAGCGTATTTCACAAGGGACCCCACCTCTT GTAGTAAGCTCTGTGAAATGGCTTGAGGATGAGTTGGAGCTTAATGCACTTCATGATCCTGGTAGTCGCCGGGGGAACGGAATTGAAAAAACTGTTGTGAATCAGAGAACTGCTCTATCTGCTGCCTTGGGAGGACGAATGGAGGTTTCAGCAATGAGTACGATTTCGG GTGTCAAAGCAACTTATCTTTTAGCTGTGGCATTTTTGGAGATAATAAGATTCAGTAGCAATGGTGGTATTCTGAATGGTGACCACAACGCCACTACCTCTCAGAGTGCCTTCAGCTGTGTCTTTGAATACTTGAAAAGTCCAAATCTTATGCCAGCTGTTTCTCAATGTTTGACATCTATTGTTCATCGGTCATTTGAAACGGCAATGTCTTGGCTG GACGATCGTGCCTCTGAGACTGGAATAGAAGCTGAGGTTAGAGAGTCTACTCTATCTATTCATGCATGTTTCCTCATTAGAAATTTGTCTCAAAGGGATGAGCATATACGAGACATCTCAGTTAGTTTGTTAACTCAACTCAGAGATCGATTTCCTCAG ATTTTGTGGAGTTCGTCTTGTCTGGATTCTCTGCTACTCTCAATGCATAATGATCCACCTTCAAATGTTGTGAGTGATCCTGCTTATGTTGCCAGTGTTCGCTCCTTGTACCAAAGGATGGTCCGGGAATGGATCACAGTTTCACTTTCATATGCTCCATGCACTAGCCAGGGTCTTCTTCAG GAAAATCTTTGCAAAGCTAATACATGGCAGAGAACACAACCTACGGCTGATGTGGTTTCTCTTCTGTCAGAAATCAGGATTGGTACGGGAAAGAATGATTGTTGGGTTGGTACCAAAACTGCAAATATTCCTGCTGTTatggctgctgctgctgcagcTTCAGGGGGAAACCTGAAGTTGAGTGATGCATTTAATTTGGAGGTTCTTGGAACTGGTATTGTTAGTGCAACAGTGAAGTGTAACCATGCTGGAGAAATTGCCGGCATGAAAAGGTTATATGAGAGCCTAGGAGGAGACCTTGAAAATCCTCCATCCCTTGGTTATGGTCTTAATGTTGACCTTCCAGTTTTGGAATCATCAGTTCAACCTACACTACCTAAAAATGGATCCTTCAATGAGATATTGTTTTCTAGGTTTGTGCGGCTGCTTCAGAAGTTTGTAAGTACCGCAGAGAAGGGTGGTGAGGTGGACAAATTAGCATTTCGTGAAACTTGTTCTCATTCTACCGCATTACTTCTTTCCAGTATG CATTCAGATTCAAAATCGAATGTTGAGAGCTTTTCCCAACTTCTGCGTCTTCTTTGCTGGTGCCCTGCTTACATTACCACGCCCGATGCTGTTGAGACTGGTGTGTATGTATGGACATGGCTAGTTTCTGCTGCTCCACTGTTGGGTTCTGTTGTTCTTGCTGAGCTTGTTGATGCATGGCTATGGACTGTAGACACGAAGAGAGGCCTTTTTGCATCTGATATAAGGTACTCAGGACCTTCTGCCAAGTTGAGGCCCCACCTTGCTCCTGGTGAGCCTGAGCCACAGCCCGAGAAAGACCCCGTTGAACAGATTTTGGCTCATAGACTTTGGCTCGGATTTTTTATTGACCGGTTTGAG GTAGTACGGCATGCCAGTGTGGAGCAGCTTTTGTTACTTGGTCGTATGTTGCAAGGATCAGCAAAACTCCCTTGGAATTTTTCCCGACATCCAGCTGCTACAGGAACTTTCTTCACACTGATGCTTTTTGGCCTAAAGTTTTGCTCATGCCAGTCGCAACGAAATCTTCACAACTTCAGATCAGGGCTTCAATTGCTGGAAGATAGGATTTATAG GGCTTCTTTAGGTTGGTTTGCCCACACACCTGAGTGGTTTGATTTGAATAACAATAATTTTACTCAGAGTGAAGCTCAATCCATTTCTATATTTGTCCATCATCTTTTAAATGACCGGTCAGACACTCAACTTGATTTAAGAGCTCAGGGACTGGAAACTGGTAGCTCTTTGAATGATGTT aAGGATCAGCATCACCCTGTCTGGGGTCCGATGGAAAACTATGCAGTGGGACGGGAGAAGAGGAGGCAGTTACTATTGATGATGTGCCAGCATGAGGCTGATCGACTTGAGGTTTGGGCACAACCTGTTGGACCAAA GGAAAACACTTCTCGGGTTAAAGTTAGCTCTGAGAAATGGACAGAATTTGGAAGGACTGCTTTCTCTGTTGATCCTCGAATTGCTTTGTCTTTAGCTGCAAGATTTCCATCAGTTGCTGCTCTGAAGACTGAAACCACCCAGTTAGTACAA AATCATATACTAGAGATCCGAAGCATTCCTGAAGCTTTGCCTTACTTTGTGACATCAAAAGCAGTGGACGAGAACTCAACGCTTCTGCAACATATGCCACACTGGGCAGCTTGTTCAATCACACAGGCCTTGGACTTCCTTAGTCCAGCATATAAAGGTCACCCTCGGGTCATGGCTTATGTTCTCAGGGTGTTGGAATCTTATCCACCTGAGAGAGTGACGTTTTTCATGCCTCAGCTGGTGCAGTCACTAAGATATGATGAAGGG AGGCTGGTTGAAGGATACTTGCTCAGAGCAGCACAGAGAAGTGATATATTTGCCCATATTTTGATATGGCATTTACAA GGTGAGACTTGTGTTCCTGAGTCAGGAAAAGATCCAGCCTCTGTAAAG AATAGCTCATTCCAAGCACTTCTCCCGGTTGTTAGGCAGCGAATCATTGATGGTTTCCACCCGAAAGCCCTTGACTTGTTTCGAAGGGAATTCGATTTCTTTGACAAAGTTACATCTATATCAGGTGTTCTATTTCCCCTTCCAAAAGAGGAAAGACGAGCTGGCATAAGAAG GGAGTTGGAGAAAATTCAAGTTGAAGGAAATGATCTTTATCTGCCTACCGCTCCTAATAAACTCGTCAGTAGTATTCAGGTTGATAGTGGAATTCCTTTACAATCAGCTGCAAAAGTCCCTATAATGATTACATTCAATGTGGTAGATCGTGATGGGAATTGCAAAGGTGTTAAACCTCAAGCTTGCATTTTCAAG GTTGGAGATGACTGTCGACAAGACGTCCTTGCTTTGCAAGTTATTTCACTTTTGAAGGACATTTTCGAAGCCGTCGGACTTGATCTCTATTTATTTCCTTATGGAGTACTTCCAACTGACCCAGAGAGAGGAATTATTGAG GTTGTGCCAAACACAAGGAGCAGAAGTCAGATGGGTGAGACCACTGATGGTGGTTTATTCGAGATTTTCCAGCAGGACTTTGGGCCTGTCGGTTCTCCCAGCTTTGAAGCAGCTCGTGAGAACTTCCTCATTAGCAGTGCTGGATATGCAGTTGCCAGCCTCTTGCTTCAACCAAAGGATCGACACAATGGGAATCTTTTGTTTGACAA CCTGGGGCGGCTTGTTCATATTGATTTTGGTTTCATTCTGGAAACTTCACCTGGTGGAAATATGCGTTTTGAGAGCGCACATTTCAAACTGAGTCATGAGATGACTCAATTACTCGACCCTTCCGGAGTTATGAAAAGCGAGACATGGCACCAGTTTGTAAG CCTGTGTGTGAAAGGTTACCTTGCTGCACGTCGCTACATGGATGGAATCATAAACACAGTGTCACTGATGATAGACAGTGGATTGCCTTGCTTTAGCAGGGGTGATCCTATCGGTAATCTTCGCAAGAGATTTCACCCAGAAATGACTGAGCGTGAAGCAGCCAATTTTATGATTCGTACCTGCACCGATGCCTACAATAAGTGGACCACCGCTGGTTACGATTTGATTCAGTATTTGCAACAGGGCATCGAAAAATGA
- the LOC140962856 gene encoding phosphatidylinositol 4-kinase alpha 1-like isoform X3, which produces MESLVELCDLIAQNPTHFADKLAWICSRCPSTDFLLVGSPRVSRSHLNAILALARFLSKCPNHDHETPKSLLLAFYRSIPSSFHPNFWPQSFSSDSISTFFKDLLNYISKASESSPDFATDVAGFTGEIVTQTISNTDSSISSAFLKALCLHFPPILPSDGNKLISTLLERFEIAVPSSPRETISTHDVASVQSSPMSLNHYQYQSPGNEASIVSAGSSGSRVSRDDPTASQGILINGASNGDFFSGSVGLSDGGRGGGAVAFRKVVASFEEEPVESLEKQQIVFELVGHVLDKVVIDSNLLEQVRGIAKQQLQSMMAFLKIRKRDWSEQGQLLKVRINTKLSVYHAAARLQVKTLSSLDSEGKTSKRLLHGALALLIEAAEACLFSVWRKLSVCEELFCSFLAGISQAAVTRGGQLLRVLLIRFKPLVLATCAQADTWASSQGAMFVSILKTSCEIIEFGWVKDRSPVDTFIMGLAASIRERNDYEEEDGKEKQAAPPVQLNVIRLLADLNVSVHKPEIVDMILPLFIESLEEGDASTAGLLRLRVVSSVKWLEDELELNALHDPGSRRGNGIEKTVVNQRTALSAALGGRMEVSAMSTISGVKATYLLAVAFLEIIRFSSNGGILNGDHNATTSQSAFSCVFEYLKSPNLMPAVSQCLTSIVHRSFETAMSWLDDRASETGIEAEVRESTLSIHACFLIRNLSQRDEHIRDISVSLLTQLRDRFPQILWSSSCLDSLLLSMHNDPPSNVVSDPAYVASVRSLYQRMVREWITVSLSYAPCTSQGLLQENLCKANTWQRTQPTADVVSLLSEIRIGTGKNDCWVGTKTANIPAVMAAAAAASGGNLKLSDAFNLEVLGTGIVSATVKCNHAGEIAGMKRLYESLGGDLENPPSLGYGLNVDLPVLESSVQPTLPKNGSFNEILFSRFVRLLQKFVSTAEKGGEVDKLAFRETCSHSTALLLSSMHSDSKSNVESFSQLLRLLCWCPAYITTPDAVETGVYVWTWLVSAAPLLGSVVLAELVDAWLWTVDTKRGLFASDIRYSGPSAKLRPHLAPGEPEPQPEKDPVEQILAHRLWLGFFIDRFEVVRHASVEQLLLLGRMLQGSAKLPWNFSRHPAATGTFFTLMLFGLKFCSCQSQRNLHNFRSGLQLLEDRIYRASLGWFAHTPEWFDLNNNNFTQSEAQSISIFVHHLLNDRSDTQLDLRAQGLETGSSLNDVKDQHHPVWGPMENYAVGREKRRQLLLMMCQHEADRLEVWAQPVGPKENTSRVKVSSEKWTEFGRTAFSVDPRIALSLAARFPSVAALKTETTQLVQNHILEIRSIPEALPYFVTSKAVDENSTLLQHMPHWAACSITQALDFLSPAYKGHPRVMAYVLRVLESYPPERVTFFMPQLVQSLRYDEGRLVEGYLLRAAQRSDIFAHILIWHLQGETCVPESGKDPASVKNSSFQALLPVVRQRIIDGFHPKALDLFRREFDFFDKVTSISGVLFPLPKEERRAGIRRELEKIQVEGNDLYLPTAPNKLVSSIQVDSGIPLQSAAKVPIMITFNVVDRDGNCKGVKPQACIFKVGDDCRQDVLALQVISLLKDIFEAVGLDLYLFPYGVLPTDPERGIIEVVPNTRSRSQMGETTDGGLFEIFQQDFGPVGSPSFEAARENFLISSAGYAVASLLLQPKDRHNGNLLFDNLGRLVHIDFGFILETSPGGNMRFESAHFKLSHEMTQLLDPSGVMKSETWHQFVSLCVKGYLAARRYMDGIINTVSLMIDSGLPCFSRGDPIGNLRKRFHPEMTEREAANFMIRTCTDAYNKWTTAGYDLIQYLQQGIEK; this is translated from the exons ATTCTGGCCCTTGCTCGATTCCTCTCAAAATGCCCGAACCACGATCACGAGACACCCAAATCGTTGCTCCTTGCGTTTTATCGCTCTATTCCATCATCGTTCCATCCCAACTTCTGGCCACAATCGTTTTCAAGTGACTCGATTTCTACGTTTTTCAAAGACTTATTGAATTACATTTCCAAGGCTTCTGAGTCGTCCCCTGATTTCGCTACCGATGTGGCTGGATTCACGGGAGAAATCGTCACTCAGACGATTAGTAACACCGATTCGAGCATTTCTAGCGCTTTCTTGAAGGCACTGTGTTTGCATTTCCCACCCATTTTACCCTCCGACGGAAATAAATTGATTTCCACTCTCCTTGAGCGGTTTGAAATTGCAGTCCCCAGCTCGCCAAGGGAGACAATATCGACCCATGATGTAGCTTCAGTCCAGAGCTCTCCTATGAGCCTCAACCATTATCAATATCAATCTCCTGGTAACGAAGCCAGCATTGTTTCTGCGGGGTCCTCTGGCAGCAGAGTTTCCAGGGACGATCCAACAGCATCGCAGGGGATTTTGATTAATGGGGCTAGTAATGGAGATTTTTTTAGTGGGAGTGTTGGGCTAAGTGATGGCGGGAGAGGTGGTGGTGCTGTGGCTTTTAGGAAGGTAGTGGCGTCTTTTGAGGAGGAACCGGTGGAGAGCCTTGAAAAGCAACAGATTGTTTTTGAGTTGGTCGGACATGTATTGGATAAGGTAGTCATTGATTCCAACCTTTTGGAGCAAGTAAGAGGAATAGCAAAGCAACAACTTCAATCAATGATGGCTTTTTTAAAG ATAAGAAAGCGTGATTGGTCGGAGCAAGGACAATTGCTTAAAGTTAGGATCAACACAAAGTTGTCTGTTTACCATGCTGCAGCAAGATTGCAAGTGAAaactctttcatctcttgaCTCGGAAGGAAAGACATCAAAGAGATTATTGCATGGAGCTCTTGCTCTGTTGATAGAGGCTGCAGAGGCATGCTTATTCTCAGTCTGGCGGAAATTGAGCGTTTGTGAAGAGCTTTTCTGCTCTTTTCTTGCTGGTATTTCTCAAGCAGCTGTCACTCGTGGTGGTCAGCTTCTCCGTGTTCTCTTAATTCGTTTTAAGCCGCTTGTGCTGGCTACTTGTGCTCAG GCTGACACTTGGGCTAGCAGCCAGGGAGCTATGTTTGTTAGTATCTTGAAAACTTCCTGTGAGATAATTGAGTTTGGTTGGGTCAAGGACAGGTCTCCTGTTGACACTTTTATCATGGGACTGGCTGCTAGTATCCGCGAACGAAATGATTATGAAGAAGAG GATGGAAAAGAAAAGCAGGCTGCTCCACCTGTACAGCTGAATGTCATACGTTTACTTGCTGACTTGAATGTTTCTGTTCATAAGCCTGAAATTGTTGACATGATATTGCCGTTATTTATTGAGAGTCTAGAAGAGGGTGATGCTTCAACTGCAGGCTTACTGAGACTTCGA GTAGTAAGCTCTGTGAAATGGCTTGAGGATGAGTTGGAGCTTAATGCACTTCATGATCCTGGTAGTCGCCGGGGGAACGGAATTGAAAAAACTGTTGTGAATCAGAGAACTGCTCTATCTGCTGCCTTGGGAGGACGAATGGAGGTTTCAGCAATGAGTACGATTTCGG GTGTCAAAGCAACTTATCTTTTAGCTGTGGCATTTTTGGAGATAATAAGATTCAGTAGCAATGGTGGTATTCTGAATGGTGACCACAACGCCACTACCTCTCAGAGTGCCTTCAGCTGTGTCTTTGAATACTTGAAAAGTCCAAATCTTATGCCAGCTGTTTCTCAATGTTTGACATCTATTGTTCATCGGTCATTTGAAACGGCAATGTCTTGGCTG GACGATCGTGCCTCTGAGACTGGAATAGAAGCTGAGGTTAGAGAGTCTACTCTATCTATTCATGCATGTTTCCTCATTAGAAATTTGTCTCAAAGGGATGAGCATATACGAGACATCTCAGTTAGTTTGTTAACTCAACTCAGAGATCGATTTCCTCAG ATTTTGTGGAGTTCGTCTTGTCTGGATTCTCTGCTACTCTCAATGCATAATGATCCACCTTCAAATGTTGTGAGTGATCCTGCTTATGTTGCCAGTGTTCGCTCCTTGTACCAAAGGATGGTCCGGGAATGGATCACAGTTTCACTTTCATATGCTCCATGCACTAGCCAGGGTCTTCTTCAG GAAAATCTTTGCAAAGCTAATACATGGCAGAGAACACAACCTACGGCTGATGTGGTTTCTCTTCTGTCAGAAATCAGGATTGGTACGGGAAAGAATGATTGTTGGGTTGGTACCAAAACTGCAAATATTCCTGCTGTTatggctgctgctgctgcagcTTCAGGGGGAAACCTGAAGTTGAGTGATGCATTTAATTTGGAGGTTCTTGGAACTGGTATTGTTAGTGCAACAGTGAAGTGTAACCATGCTGGAGAAATTGCCGGCATGAAAAGGTTATATGAGAGCCTAGGAGGAGACCTTGAAAATCCTCCATCCCTTGGTTATGGTCTTAATGTTGACCTTCCAGTTTTGGAATCATCAGTTCAACCTACACTACCTAAAAATGGATCCTTCAATGAGATATTGTTTTCTAGGTTTGTGCGGCTGCTTCAGAAGTTTGTAAGTACCGCAGAGAAGGGTGGTGAGGTGGACAAATTAGCATTTCGTGAAACTTGTTCTCATTCTACCGCATTACTTCTTTCCAGTATG CATTCAGATTCAAAATCGAATGTTGAGAGCTTTTCCCAACTTCTGCGTCTTCTTTGCTGGTGCCCTGCTTACATTACCACGCCCGATGCTGTTGAGACTGGTGTGTATGTATGGACATGGCTAGTTTCTGCTGCTCCACTGTTGGGTTCTGTTGTTCTTGCTGAGCTTGTTGATGCATGGCTATGGACTGTAGACACGAAGAGAGGCCTTTTTGCATCTGATATAAGGTACTCAGGACCTTCTGCCAAGTTGAGGCCCCACCTTGCTCCTGGTGAGCCTGAGCCACAGCCCGAGAAAGACCCCGTTGAACAGATTTTGGCTCATAGACTTTGGCTCGGATTTTTTATTGACCGGTTTGAG GTAGTACGGCATGCCAGTGTGGAGCAGCTTTTGTTACTTGGTCGTATGTTGCAAGGATCAGCAAAACTCCCTTGGAATTTTTCCCGACATCCAGCTGCTACAGGAACTTTCTTCACACTGATGCTTTTTGGCCTAAAGTTTTGCTCATGCCAGTCGCAACGAAATCTTCACAACTTCAGATCAGGGCTTCAATTGCTGGAAGATAGGATTTATAG GGCTTCTTTAGGTTGGTTTGCCCACACACCTGAGTGGTTTGATTTGAATAACAATAATTTTACTCAGAGTGAAGCTCAATCCATTTCTATATTTGTCCATCATCTTTTAAATGACCGGTCAGACACTCAACTTGATTTAAGAGCTCAGGGACTGGAAACTGGTAGCTCTTTGAATGATGTT aAGGATCAGCATCACCCTGTCTGGGGTCCGATGGAAAACTATGCAGTGGGACGGGAGAAGAGGAGGCAGTTACTATTGATGATGTGCCAGCATGAGGCTGATCGACTTGAGGTTTGGGCACAACCTGTTGGACCAAA GGAAAACACTTCTCGGGTTAAAGTTAGCTCTGAGAAATGGACAGAATTTGGAAGGACTGCTTTCTCTGTTGATCCTCGAATTGCTTTGTCTTTAGCTGCAAGATTTCCATCAGTTGCTGCTCTGAAGACTGAAACCACCCAGTTAGTACAA AATCATATACTAGAGATCCGAAGCATTCCTGAAGCTTTGCCTTACTTTGTGACATCAAAAGCAGTGGACGAGAACTCAACGCTTCTGCAACATATGCCACACTGGGCAGCTTGTTCAATCACACAGGCCTTGGACTTCCTTAGTCCAGCATATAAAGGTCACCCTCGGGTCATGGCTTATGTTCTCAGGGTGTTGGAATCTTATCCACCTGAGAGAGTGACGTTTTTCATGCCTCAGCTGGTGCAGTCACTAAGATATGATGAAGGG AGGCTGGTTGAAGGATACTTGCTCAGAGCAGCACAGAGAAGTGATATATTTGCCCATATTTTGATATGGCATTTACAA GGTGAGACTTGTGTTCCTGAGTCAGGAAAAGATCCAGCCTCTGTAAAG AATAGCTCATTCCAAGCACTTCTCCCGGTTGTTAGGCAGCGAATCATTGATGGTTTCCACCCGAAAGCCCTTGACTTGTTTCGAAGGGAATTCGATTTCTTTGACAAAGTTACATCTATATCAGGTGTTCTATTTCCCCTTCCAAAAGAGGAAAGACGAGCTGGCATAAGAAG GGAGTTGGAGAAAATTCAAGTTGAAGGAAATGATCTTTATCTGCCTACCGCTCCTAATAAACTCGTCAGTAGTATTCAGGTTGATAGTGGAATTCCTTTACAATCAGCTGCAAAAGTCCCTATAATGATTACATTCAATGTGGTAGATCGTGATGGGAATTGCAAAGGTGTTAAACCTCAAGCTTGCATTTTCAAG GTTGGAGATGACTGTCGACAAGACGTCCTTGCTTTGCAAGTTATTTCACTTTTGAAGGACATTTTCGAAGCCGTCGGACTTGATCTCTATTTATTTCCTTATGGAGTACTTCCAACTGACCCAGAGAGAGGAATTATTGAG GTTGTGCCAAACACAAGGAGCAGAAGTCAGATGGGTGAGACCACTGATGGTGGTTTATTCGAGATTTTCCAGCAGGACTTTGGGCCTGTCGGTTCTCCCAGCTTTGAAGCAGCTCGTGAGAACTTCCTCATTAGCAGTGCTGGATATGCAGTTGCCAGCCTCTTGCTTCAACCAAAGGATCGACACAATGGGAATCTTTTGTTTGACAA CCTGGGGCGGCTTGTTCATATTGATTTTGGTTTCATTCTGGAAACTTCACCTGGTGGAAATATGCGTTTTGAGAGCGCACATTTCAAACTGAGTCATGAGATGACTCAATTACTCGACCCTTCCGGAGTTATGAAAAGCGAGACATGGCACCAGTTTGTAAG CCTGTGTGTGAAAGGTTACCTTGCTGCACGTCGCTACATGGATGGAATCATAAACACAGTGTCACTGATGATAGACAGTGGATTGCCTTGCTTTAGCAGGGGTGATCCTATCGGTAATCTTCGCAAGAGATTTCACCCAGAAATGACTGAGCGTGAAGCAGCCAATTTTATGATTCGTACCTGCACCGATGCCTACAATAAGTGGACCACCGCTGGTTACGATTTGATTCAGTATTTGCAACAGGGCATCGAAAAATGA